One window of Lytechinus variegatus isolate NC3 chromosome 2, Lvar_3.0, whole genome shotgun sequence genomic DNA carries:
- the LOC121408667 gene encoding uncharacterized protein LOC121408667, whose translation MAFTRFAVLMALVATSYAQYVDVDSFNIDSPSVIYDGEVFTVQFDLTFTPTDGAASIIEGSHGSTRFMPVFTLSEDGSTLDLDAYATVELTSAQQTTSLTDDDSVTWNNLQTSLNLTDIECGNGTVYQYACVSLMPYTGVTWSGVDTSNSSMCTSFVCKAVADVTLSELEITNPDDNIVRIGGGQALEFDITLSNPSSSDKVVGSNNWLVSLYLSDAETSGTAVATETITLSSAQRTTDLAPGSTVEFEDLAVTLTLDSVTCDDFGYACASVAPASASYWTRPASPSDNYICISVTCGAAAIKTSLIVMLLTVVASLLFNH comes from the exons ATGGCTTTCACTCGTTTCGCTGTCCTGATGGCCCTCGTCGCCACATCTTACGCACAGTACGTCGACGTAGACAGTTTTAACATCGACAGTCCATCCGTGATCTACGACGGCGAAGTGTTCACCGTCCAGTTCGACCTCACCTTCACACCGACCGACGGAGCTGCCTCGATCATCGAAGGCTCCCACGGATCCACCCGTTTCATGCCCGTCTTTACCCTCTCTGAAGATGGCTCAACGTTAGATCTTGATGCTTATGCAACCGTCGAGCTCACCTCAGCCCAACAGACTACGAGCCTCACCGACGATGACTCCGTGACGTGGAACAATCTTCAGACCTCCCTCAATCTGACCGACATCGAATGCGGCAATGGAACCGTGTACCAGTATGCCTGCGTCTCCCTCATGCCATACACCGGAGTGACCTGGTCCGGCGTTGACACCTCTAACAGTTCCATGTGTACCAGCTTCGTCTGTAAAG CTGTTGCCGACGTGACTCTATCTGAATTGGAAATCACTAACCCTGATGATAACATTGTCCGTATCGGTGGCGGTCAAGCCCTCGAATTCGACATCACTCTCTCAAACCCATCATCAAGCGACAAAGTCGTCGGCAGCAACAACTGGTTGGTGAGCCTCTACCTGTCTGACGCCGAGACGAGCGGCACTGCAGTCGCTACTGAGACCATCACACTCTCCTCCGCTCAGAGAACCACCGATCTCGCCCCCGGCTCTACTGTGGAATTCGAGGATCTCGCCGTTACTCTTACCCTTGACAGCGTCACCTGTGACGACTTCGGCTACGCCTGCGCCAGCGTAGCACCTGCGTCAGCTTCCTACTGGACCCGCCCTGCCTCCCCAAGTGACAACTACATCTGTATTTCCGTCACATGCGGAGCAGCAGCTATCAAGACAAGTCTAATCGTCATGCTTCTTACCGTCGTAGCCAGTCTCTTATTCAACCATTAA
- the LOC121408666 gene encoding protein HGH1 homolog gives MMADASVIEELIQFLSVTTRPDVRDTALAHVTGTTASKEGRLTIGTQLLPVAETLGELICSDAVHESHREQAYHIVVNLSSEDSFAEKLALDLSYISHLLQTIINPSSPFAKQACMILSNLTRNRAGAERVLKILQYDDDGSPAVGMNKLVEAFCKEGYNKKNSSLDYVGPLLANLTQLTEAREYILNRERCIVQRLLPFTQYKLSMARRRGVATALRNCCFETASHEWLLGDDVDILPHLLLPLAGPEELSEEDMEGLPDDLQYLEETKKREDDPDIRAMLLEAIYQLCASKEGRRIVKEKRTYVILREYHQWEKDEKVESLCHQVIDILIMDDPLPGMENLRDVEIPEEIKVKLDQKKEVEDQEKD, from the exons ATGATGGCAGATGCATCAGTTATTGAAGAACTGATTCAGTTCTTATCAGTGACAACTAGACCCGATGTCAGGGACACGGCACTCGCGCATGTGACTGGTACGACTGCAAGCAAAGAGGGGCGACTCACCATCGGGACACAGCTCTTGCCCGTAGCCGAAACTCTGGGGGAGCTTATCTGTTCGGATGCTGTACACGAATCCCACCGAGAGCAGGCTTATCATATTGTGGTCAATTTGTCATCTGAAGATAGCTTTGCAGAAAAACTTGCCCTTGACCTGTCGTACATATCCCATTTGCTGCAGACGATCATCAATCCTTCGAGTCCTTTTGCCAAGCAAGCATGCATGATTCTTAGCAACTTAACTCGAAACAGAGCTGGAGCAGAACGGGTCTTAAAAATTCTtcaatatgatgatgatggaagtcCAGCTGTTGGAATGAATAAACTGGTGGAAGCGTTTTGTAAAGAAGGTTACAATAAGAAGAACTCGAGTCTTGACTATGTAGGACCTTTATTAGCCAACCTAACTCAGCTTACCGAAGCAAGAGAATATATCTTAAACAGAGAGCGATGCATTGTACAGAGGTTACTTCCATTTACTCAGTATAAATTATCAATGGCCAGGAGAAGAGGAGTAGCAACAGCATTGAGGAACTGCTGTTTTGAAACTG CATCTCATGAATGGTTGTTAGGAGATGATGTGGATATCCTACCCCATCTCTTGCTTCCATTAGCTGGTCCTGAAGAGCTGAGTGAGGAGGATATGGAAGGATTACCGGATGATCTTCAGTATCTTGAGGAGACAAAGAAGAGGGAGGATGATCCTGATATTCGTGCTATGCTATTGGAAGCAATTTATCAA CTCTGTGCCTCAAAAGAGGGACGGCGGATCGTGAAGGAGAAAAGAACATATGTGATCCTGAGGGAGTATCATCAGTGGGAGAAGGATGAGAAAGTTGAGAGTCTTTGTCATCAGGTGATTGATATCCTCATCATGGATGATCCGCTACCAGGAATGGAGAATCTTAGGGATGTGGAGATACCAGAGGAGATCAAAGTAAAACTAGATCAAAAGAAGGAGGTCGAGGACCAGGAGAAagattga
- the LOC121408665 gene encoding serine/threonine-protein phosphatase PGAM5, mitochondrial-like isoform X2, translating to MPSFNHGFRAAKLLIGVSSGVAFGAAAMKYSQRERDGFLPTALAAWTTNHNPSVRWDSNWDKRDPESLIDPSRTEVDSKDPTARLSGAKPTATRHLILIRHGQYNTDGITDDVRILTALGREQAEMTGKRLKALNHPYTTIINSTMARAIETANIICEQLPDVPRESCELLREGAPIPPEPPVGHWKPEVKFYEDGARIEAAFRKYFHRADPEQTKDSFEVIVCHANVIRYFVCRAMQFPPEAWLRMSLYHGSITWLSLRPSGRVSLRTLGDVGFMPANKVSVA from the exons ATGCCATCATTTAATCATGGTTTTAGAGCCGCGAAGCTCTTAATTGGAGTTTCAAGTGGGGTTGCGTTTGGAGCAGCTGCAATGAAATATTCCCAGCGAGAGCGAGATGGATTCCTCCCCACAGCTCTGGCGGCGTGGACTACCAATCACAACCCAAGTGTCAGATGGGATTCCAACTGGGACAA GAGAGACCCAGAAAGCTTGATAGATCCATCCAGGACTGAGGTTGACTCTAAGGATCCAACAGCCAGACTGTCTGGAGCAAAACCAACAGCAACCAGGCATCTGATCCTCATCAGACATGGACAGTACAACACTGATGGGATCACTGATGATGTCAGGATACTCACTGCATTGG GACGGGAGCAAGCCGAAATGACAGGAAAGCGACTGAAGGCTCTGAACCATCCCTATACTACCATCATCAACTCTACCATGGCCAGAGCTATAGAAACGGCAAACATTATCTGTGAACAGCTACCAGATGTACCTCGTGAATCATGTGAGCTCCTGAGAGAGGGTGCACCAATACCCCCTGAACCACCAGTGGGTCACTGGAAACCGGAAGTCAAG TTCTATGAGGATGGAGCTCGGATTGAGGCTGCATTCAGGAAATACTTCCACCGAGCTGACCCTGAACAGACGAAGGATAGCTTTGAGGTCATTGTATGCCATGCCAACGTCATTAGATACTTTGTATGCAG AGCAATGCAGTTCCCGCCTGAGGCTTGGCTTCGCATGAGTTTGTATCACGGTAGTATAACATGGCTTTCACTGCGTCCCAGTGGGCGTGTCTCACTTAGAACGTTAGGTGATGTAGGTTTCATGCCAGCTAATAAGGTCTCTGTTGCATAA
- the LOC121408665 gene encoding serine/threonine-protein phosphatase PGAM5, mitochondrial-like isoform X1 produces MPSFNHGFRAAKLLIGVSSGVAFGAAAMKYSQRERDGFLPTALAAWTTNHNPSVRWDSNWDKRDPESLIDPSRTEVDSKDPTARLSGAKPTATRHLILIRHGQYNTDGITDDVRILTALGREQAEMTGKRLKALNHPYTTIINSTMARAIETANIICEQLPDVPRESCELLREGAPIPPEPPVGHWKPEVKQFYEDGARIEAAFRKYFHRADPEQTKDSFEVIVCHANVIRYFVCRAMQFPPEAWLRMSLYHGSITWLSLRPSGRVSLRTLGDVGFMPANKVSVA; encoded by the exons ATGCCATCATTTAATCATGGTTTTAGAGCCGCGAAGCTCTTAATTGGAGTTTCAAGTGGGGTTGCGTTTGGAGCAGCTGCAATGAAATATTCCCAGCGAGAGCGAGATGGATTCCTCCCCACAGCTCTGGCGGCGTGGACTACCAATCACAACCCAAGTGTCAGATGGGATTCCAACTGGGACAA GAGAGACCCAGAAAGCTTGATAGATCCATCCAGGACTGAGGTTGACTCTAAGGATCCAACAGCCAGACTGTCTGGAGCAAAACCAACAGCAACCAGGCATCTGATCCTCATCAGACATGGACAGTACAACACTGATGGGATCACTGATGATGTCAGGATACTCACTGCATTGG GACGGGAGCAAGCCGAAATGACAGGAAAGCGACTGAAGGCTCTGAACCATCCCTATACTACCATCATCAACTCTACCATGGCCAGAGCTATAGAAACGGCAAACATTATCTGTGAACAGCTACCAGATGTACCTCGTGAATCATGTGAGCTCCTGAGAGAGGGTGCACCAATACCCCCTGAACCACCAGTGGGTCACTGGAAACCGGAAGTCAAG CAGTTCTATGAGGATGGAGCTCGGATTGAGGCTGCATTCAGGAAATACTTCCACCGAGCTGACCCTGAACAGACGAAGGATAGCTTTGAGGTCATTGTATGCCATGCCAACGTCATTAGATACTTTGTATGCAG AGCAATGCAGTTCCCGCCTGAGGCTTGGCTTCGCATGAGTTTGTATCACGGTAGTATAACATGGCTTTCACTGCGTCCCAGTGGGCGTGTCTCACTTAGAACGTTAGGTGATGTAGGTTTCATGCCAGCTAATAAGGTCTCTGTTGCATAA